The following coding sequences are from one Nicotiana tomentosiformis chromosome 3, ASM39032v3, whole genome shotgun sequence window:
- the LOC104107208 gene encoding uncharacterized protein isoform X4 yields the protein MALAPSPHQTYIPLPSSNSGGRHADHEVVLKPVPIYIVTHESQLPATFLNPSPKNELVVGLDCEGVGLSRYGTLCIVQLAFPDAIYLVDAIRGGKKLINACKPALESTYVTKVIHDCKRDSEALYYQCDIKLHNVMDTQIAYYLIEEQLGKKRAPDDHISFVRLLADPRYCGISYVEKKEVRSLLREDPQFWTYRPLSELMVRAAADDVRFLPYIFHKMMEKLSEQSLWRLAVRGSLCCRCFCISDNGYADWPAIPSIPEFLNVARDTLEEEILSVLDVPPRKMGCVIGRKGSSILSIKESCKAEILIGGLKGTPDKVRKAEAMLRGRML from the exons ATGGCTTTAGCACCTAGTCCTCACCAAACTTACATTCCTCTACCGTCTTCCAATTCAG GTGGTAGGCATGCCGATCATGAAGTAGTTCTAAAACCAGTACCCATTTATATCGTCACCCATGAATCTCAACTTCCAGCCACATTTCTCAACCCTTCTCCAAAAAATGAGTTGGTTGTTGGACTTGACTGCGAGGGTGTTGGCCTCAGTCGATATGGAACTCTCTGTATTGTGCAG CTTGCTTTTCCGGATGCTATTTACCTGGTTGATGCAATTCGTGGTGGGAAAAAGTTGATTAATGCCTGTAAGCCTGCTCTTGAGTCTACGTATGTCACAAAAGTTATTCACGACTGCAAACGGGATAGTGAG GCATTATACTATCAGTGTGATATCAAGTTGCACAATGTTATGGATACCCAG ATAGCATATTATCTGATAGAGGAACAGTTGGGGAAGAAGAGGGCACCGGATGACCATATCTCCTTTGTGCGGCTTCTTGCAGATCCACGCTATTGTG GTATATCATACGTTGAGAAAAAAGAAGTCCGTTCCCTTCTGAGGGAG GATCCTCAGTTTTGGACTTACAGACCATTATCTGAGCTGATGGTCCGTGCGGCTGCTGATGATGTTCGCTTTCTTCCATACATATTCCATAAGATGATGGAGAAATTGAGTGAACAATCATTGTGGAGACTTGCAGTTCGTGGTTCACTTTGTTGTCGGTGTTTCTGCATTAGTGACAATGGATATGCTGATTGGCCAGCAATCCCTTCCATTCCAG AGTTCCTCAATGTGGCAAGAGATACTTTGGAAGAGGAGATTCTGTCAGTACTTGATGTGCCACCCAGGAAAATGGGATGCGTTATTGGTAGAAAAGGGTCCTCGATTTTGTCAATCAAAGAATCATGCAA GGCAGAAATCCTAATCGGTGGATTAAAGGGGACGCCAGACAAG GTAAGGAAAGCAGAAGCAATGTTGAGGGGCAGGATGTTGTGA
- the LOC104107208 gene encoding uncharacterized protein isoform X3: MALAPSPHQTYIPLPSSNSGGRHADHEVVLKPVPIYIVTHESQLPATFLNPSPKNELVVGLDCEGVGLSRYGTLCIVQLAFPDAIYLVDAIRGGKKLINACKPALESTYVTKVIHDCKRDSEALYYQCDIKLHNVMDTQIAYYLIEEQLGKKRAPDDHISFVRLLADPRYCGISYVEKKEVRSLLREDPQFWTYRPLSELMVRAAADDVRFLPYIFHKMMEKLSEQSLWRLAVRGSLCCRCFCISDNGYADWPAIPSIPEFLNVARDTLEEEILSVLDVPPRKMGCVIGRKGSSILSIKESCKNPNRWIKGDARQGKESRSNVEGQDVVRYF, from the exons ATGGCTTTAGCACCTAGTCCTCACCAAACTTACATTCCTCTACCGTCTTCCAATTCAG GTGGTAGGCATGCCGATCATGAAGTAGTTCTAAAACCAGTACCCATTTATATCGTCACCCATGAATCTCAACTTCCAGCCACATTTCTCAACCCTTCTCCAAAAAATGAGTTGGTTGTTGGACTTGACTGCGAGGGTGTTGGCCTCAGTCGATATGGAACTCTCTGTATTGTGCAG CTTGCTTTTCCGGATGCTATTTACCTGGTTGATGCAATTCGTGGTGGGAAAAAGTTGATTAATGCCTGTAAGCCTGCTCTTGAGTCTACGTATGTCACAAAAGTTATTCACGACTGCAAACGGGATAGTGAG GCATTATACTATCAGTGTGATATCAAGTTGCACAATGTTATGGATACCCAG ATAGCATATTATCTGATAGAGGAACAGTTGGGGAAGAAGAGGGCACCGGATGACCATATCTCCTTTGTGCGGCTTCTTGCAGATCCACGCTATTGTG GTATATCATACGTTGAGAAAAAAGAAGTCCGTTCCCTTCTGAGGGAG GATCCTCAGTTTTGGACTTACAGACCATTATCTGAGCTGATGGTCCGTGCGGCTGCTGATGATGTTCGCTTTCTTCCATACATATTCCATAAGATGATGGAGAAATTGAGTGAACAATCATTGTGGAGACTTGCAGTTCGTGGTTCACTTTGTTGTCGGTGTTTCTGCATTAGTGACAATGGATATGCTGATTGGCCAGCAATCCCTTCCATTCCAG AGTTCCTCAATGTGGCAAGAGATACTTTGGAAGAGGAGATTCTGTCAGTACTTGATGTGCCACCCAGGAAAATGGGATGCGTTATTGGTAGAAAAGGGTCCTCGATTTTGTCAATCAAAGAATCATGCAA AAATCCTAATCGGTGGATTAAAGGGGACGCCAGACAAG GTAAGGAAAGCAGAAGCAATGTTGAGGGGCAGGATGTTGTGAGATACTTTTGA
- the LOC104107208 gene encoding uncharacterized protein isoform X1, which yields MALAPSPHQTYIPLPSSNSGGRHADHEVVLKPVPIYIVTHESQLPATFLNPSPKNELVVGLDCEGVGLSRYGTLCIVQLAFPDAIYLVDAIRGGKKLINACKPALESTYVTKVIHDCKRDSEALYYQCDIKLHNVMDTQIAYYLIEEQLGKKRAPDDHISFVRLLADPRYCGISYVEKKEVRSLLREDPQFWTYRPLSELMVRAAADDVRFLPYIFHKMMEKLSEQSLWRLAVRGSLCCRCFCISDNGYADWPAIPSIPEFLNVARDTLEEEILSVLDVPPRKMGCVIGRKGSSILSIKESCKNPNRWIKGDARQGFHHWTPEAGKESRSNVEGQDVVRYF from the exons ATGGCTTTAGCACCTAGTCCTCACCAAACTTACATTCCTCTACCGTCTTCCAATTCAG GTGGTAGGCATGCCGATCATGAAGTAGTTCTAAAACCAGTACCCATTTATATCGTCACCCATGAATCTCAACTTCCAGCCACATTTCTCAACCCTTCTCCAAAAAATGAGTTGGTTGTTGGACTTGACTGCGAGGGTGTTGGCCTCAGTCGATATGGAACTCTCTGTATTGTGCAG CTTGCTTTTCCGGATGCTATTTACCTGGTTGATGCAATTCGTGGTGGGAAAAAGTTGATTAATGCCTGTAAGCCTGCTCTTGAGTCTACGTATGTCACAAAAGTTATTCACGACTGCAAACGGGATAGTGAG GCATTATACTATCAGTGTGATATCAAGTTGCACAATGTTATGGATACCCAG ATAGCATATTATCTGATAGAGGAACAGTTGGGGAAGAAGAGGGCACCGGATGACCATATCTCCTTTGTGCGGCTTCTTGCAGATCCACGCTATTGTG GTATATCATACGTTGAGAAAAAAGAAGTCCGTTCCCTTCTGAGGGAG GATCCTCAGTTTTGGACTTACAGACCATTATCTGAGCTGATGGTCCGTGCGGCTGCTGATGATGTTCGCTTTCTTCCATACATATTCCATAAGATGATGGAGAAATTGAGTGAACAATCATTGTGGAGACTTGCAGTTCGTGGTTCACTTTGTTGTCGGTGTTTCTGCATTAGTGACAATGGATATGCTGATTGGCCAGCAATCCCTTCCATTCCAG AGTTCCTCAATGTGGCAAGAGATACTTTGGAAGAGGAGATTCTGTCAGTACTTGATGTGCCACCCAGGAAAATGGGATGCGTTATTGGTAGAAAAGGGTCCTCGATTTTGTCAATCAAAGAATCATGCAA AAATCCTAATCGGTGGATTAAAGGGGACGCCAGACAAG GTTTTCATCATTGGACCCCTGAAGCAGGTAAGGAAAGCAGAAGCAATGTTGAGGGGCAGGATGTTGTGAGATACTTTTGA
- the LOC104107208 gene encoding uncharacterized protein isoform X2 — protein sequence MALAPSPHQTYIPLPSSNSGGRHADHEVVLKPVPIYIVTHESQLPATFLNPSPKNELVVGLDCEGVGLSRYGTLCIVQLAFPDAIYLVDAIRGGKKLINACKPALESTYVTKVIHDCKRDSEALYYQCDIKLHNVMDTQIAYYLIEEQLGKKRAPDDHISFVRLLADPRYCGISYVEKKEVRSLLREDPQFWTYRPLSELMVRAAADDVRFLPYIFHKMMEKLSEQSLWRLAVRGSLCCRCFCISDNGYADWPAIPSIPEFLNVARDTLEEEILSVLDVPPRKMGCVIGRKGSSILSIKESCKAEILIGGLKGTPDKVFIIGPLKQVRKAEAMLRGRML from the exons ATGGCTTTAGCACCTAGTCCTCACCAAACTTACATTCCTCTACCGTCTTCCAATTCAG GTGGTAGGCATGCCGATCATGAAGTAGTTCTAAAACCAGTACCCATTTATATCGTCACCCATGAATCTCAACTTCCAGCCACATTTCTCAACCCTTCTCCAAAAAATGAGTTGGTTGTTGGACTTGACTGCGAGGGTGTTGGCCTCAGTCGATATGGAACTCTCTGTATTGTGCAG CTTGCTTTTCCGGATGCTATTTACCTGGTTGATGCAATTCGTGGTGGGAAAAAGTTGATTAATGCCTGTAAGCCTGCTCTTGAGTCTACGTATGTCACAAAAGTTATTCACGACTGCAAACGGGATAGTGAG GCATTATACTATCAGTGTGATATCAAGTTGCACAATGTTATGGATACCCAG ATAGCATATTATCTGATAGAGGAACAGTTGGGGAAGAAGAGGGCACCGGATGACCATATCTCCTTTGTGCGGCTTCTTGCAGATCCACGCTATTGTG GTATATCATACGTTGAGAAAAAAGAAGTCCGTTCCCTTCTGAGGGAG GATCCTCAGTTTTGGACTTACAGACCATTATCTGAGCTGATGGTCCGTGCGGCTGCTGATGATGTTCGCTTTCTTCCATACATATTCCATAAGATGATGGAGAAATTGAGTGAACAATCATTGTGGAGACTTGCAGTTCGTGGTTCACTTTGTTGTCGGTGTTTCTGCATTAGTGACAATGGATATGCTGATTGGCCAGCAATCCCTTCCATTCCAG AGTTCCTCAATGTGGCAAGAGATACTTTGGAAGAGGAGATTCTGTCAGTACTTGATGTGCCACCCAGGAAAATGGGATGCGTTATTGGTAGAAAAGGGTCCTCGATTTTGTCAATCAAAGAATCATGCAA GGCAGAAATCCTAATCGGTGGATTAAAGGGGACGCCAGACAAG GTTTTCATCATTGGACCCCTGAAGCAGGTAAGGAAAGCAGAAGCAATGTTGAGGGGCAGGATGTTGTGA